CTCAACATCCCCTGTGTACACCACAAAACATCCATTAGGCTTCAATACTTTCGTAATTGCAGCCACAAGTGAATCAGGATCAGGGATGTGTTCGATAACACCGAGCATGGTGACAACATCAAACTGGGTGTTGCCAATTTCGTCCAAAGATGAATGTACACGATGCTTTTTGTCGCACTGGCTTCTTGACCACTTTGAAGGTTCAACTCCGTATGTCTTGAACTTTGAGGAAACGACATCTAACAGCAACCCGGTAGCGCACCCAATGTCCAATAAACTCCCGGAACTCTTCTGCTTGAGAATAATGTCAAAAACTTTCTTAAAACACGCTACGCGCTGTTTGCTTGTCGAGATGTACACTTCGTCCTGGCTTATCTCGTACGCATCGTCGATCATGGGCATAGGGTTGGTGTAGACATGCCCGCAAGTGTTACAGGATACAATTGCAAAAGTTTTACGTGTCTCTGCCGTAAAGTCGTATTCAACTGCAGGAATAGCATCTCCCAGTTCATCGTCGTAGAGAGGTGTGTATTTCTGTGAACCGCAGATACAACAACTTACTGAGTATTTAGTGACACCCATCATAATTTCCCGACAGATATGTATGAGTTGGATTGTAAGGTCATCATCAAAAACCTGCTTCAGCGGCAAAGCTGCTCACGCAGTATATCCCAAGGCATCTTCGAAAGCAAACAGCGATTACCAATCCCAATATTTAAAGACCTCTTGGGGATTTCGCCGTGGGAGTGCCGGAGCTCCCTTTGCAGGGTAAAGCGGTTTAGTATGCCGCCGCCTACTAGCGCAGGCGCGGCCTTCTGGCCACCTTTTACTCGGGGTGTAAGAAACCTAACTACATAGTCTTGGCATAGGAGATGTGTTTTCCTTCAAAATCCTATTACACTTAGTGCGACTATCGTTGCCGACTGAGCAGGAAGCCATGGGATGGAGCCGAGAATCGAACAGTTCGCTAAGCTGGAGTCCTCAAGCGAGTAGGACGGTCTACGATGTCCAAGCGAAGGATGTTTTCTGCGGAGTTCAAGGCTATGGTAGTCCTGGAGGCCTCAAAATTCTTTTTAACCCTATCTGAACTAGCGAGCAAGTACGACGTACACCCCACGATGATTGCGTCCTGAAAGCGCCAAGCCAAGGACAGCATGGTATCGGCATTTTCCGGAAAGGCCGCTGCCATGTAAAAGGTTGGCGAGGCTGAGTTCGCGATCCGCACGCGAAGATCGCCCAACTGACCGTGTTTTTTTGGAGAGAGCCTTCGCTCGGCTGTGGGTCGGGGGAGGAGGCTTAGGTTGGACGAAACAGTTCACCCAAGACCCAGTATCTCTCGGCAATGCCGGATGCTCGGCTTACCCGGGTCGACGGACAACATCACCCCAAGGTAGAGAGCGCCATGTATCTTAAGCTGATGCGTCTCATTGATGCTCAGATTCTGGAGGCGCCCTTTTACGGCTCAAGGCAAATGCTGCTCTATTTCAAGACTCAGGGCGTCTGTTGGGCGTGGCCGAGTTCGACGTTTGGTGCGTTAGAAGGAGCTGACGGCGATATACCAGACACCACGAACCAGCGCCTCGCACCCTGCTCACCGGGCTACCTGTATTTCTTGCGAGGGATGCGGATTGATCGACTGAATCAAGTGTGGTGTGCAGACGTGCCGACGAAGTCGGTCTTGTACGTGGTGGCGATCATGGATTGACACAG
The nucleotide sequence above comes from Desulfovibrio sp.. Encoded proteins:
- a CDS encoding class I SAM-dependent methyltransferase, which encodes MGVTKYSVSCCICGSQKYTPLYDDELGDAIPAVEYDFTAETRKTFAIVSCNTCGHVYTNPMPMIDDAYEISQDEVYISTSKQRVACFKKVFDIILKQKSSGSLLDIGCATGLLLDVVSSKFKTYGVEPSKWSRSQCDKKHRVHSSLDEIGNTQFDVVTMLGVIEHIPDPDSLVAAITKVLKPNGCFVVYTGDVEALLPKVLKKRWWWYQGMHLHYFSRRTLEMLFNKHGFQVVHAGVMPLYFSLDSLSTSMKRYPLLHRVFAPVLEFPAIRDVLVPMPLSGEMLLIGQMSDSS
- a CDS encoding transposase; this encodes MSKRRMFSAEFKAMVVLEASKFFLTLSELASKYDVHPTMIAS